Within Nocardioides sp., the genomic segment GCAACTCGCGGAAGTGTCGACGAGAGGCGATGAGAGGGCCCATGGGCACGTTGTCGAAGACGACCTCGACCCAGTTGTCGGTGACATCTATCGGCACCGTCTGCTCGACGTAATTCAGATCGGGCGTCGGGACGTCGCCTTCCCCGGGGGATGGGGAGGGCTCGAACCAGACGAACTTGCCCTCGGCTTCGATGCTGACGCCCCAGTTGGTGGCGCACATGGCGACCAGGCTCAGGCCGCGGCCAAAGGTCTGCAACATGTCGTCCGGGTCCGCGCTGCTCGGGTTGGGGAACGAGGGCGGCTTACGAGAGCCGTCCCAGACCTCGATCCGCAGGTGATCCTTGGTCCCGCGCACCCGCACCGAGATCGGGTCGGCCCCGTGGAGCAGCGCGTTGGTGACCAACTCGGAGAGCGCCAGTTGGGTGGCCTCCACCAGTTCGTCTCGCCCCAACTCGCGGCACAGGTCGGATGCCCATCGGCGCGCCAAACTCACCGAACGCGGGTCGTTGTCCAACGACAGCGGTGGTCTATTGAGTGGCACGCCGACATCAGCAATTCGTACGGAGCGGACTGATCAGGACGCGCATACCCCTGCCGGAACCCGCCGAAACCTTCGGAATCGGCATTTCCTAAAAACTTCAACCACAACCGTTCCGGGGGTGACGCGGCTCATGTGAGGCAACCTACGCGACCCGGAATGTGGTCGTCTGGCAATTCGGTTGTCACCATGAACACTTCCGTCTCGAAAGGCGTTCCATGGCCGTCCCTGAGCGTTCCGCAACCACCCGCCACCGCGTGGTGGTGATCGGCTCCGGCTTCGGTGGGCTCTTCAGCACGAAGGCGCTGCGCCGCGCCGACGTCGAGGTCACCATGATCGCCAAGACGACCCACCATCTGTTCCAGCCGTTGCTGTATCAGGTGGCGACCGGAATCCTGTCCGAGGGCGAGATCGCCCCGCCGACCCGCGAGGTGCTGAGTTCGCAGGCCAACGCCAAGGTGCTGCTCGGCGAGGTGGTCGGGATCGACCTCGAGGCTCGCACGGTCACCTCGGTCGTCCTGGGCCGTGAGACGGTCACGCCGTACGACTCCCTGATCGTGGCGGCCGGGGCCAACCAGTCCTACTTCGGCAACGACCACTTCTCCGAGTTCGCACCGGGGATGAAGTCGATCGATGACGCGCTCGAACTGCGTGGCCGGATCTTCGGTGCCTTCGAGATGGCCGAACTCGGCGCCAACCGAGGCGACGACGTCGACCAGCACCTCACCTTCGTCGTCGTCGGCGCAGGTCCGACCGGAGTCGAGATGGCCGGTCAGATCGCCGAACTGGCGCACCGCACCCTCAAGAAGGACTTCCGCGAGATCAACACCCGCCATGCGCGCGTGGTGCTGCTCGACGGCGCCGATCAGGTGCTCCCGCCCTTTGGTCCCAAACTCGGCGCCTGGACCAAGAAGAACCTGGAGAAGCGCGGTGTCGAGGTGCGACTCGGCGCGATGGTCACCGACGTCGACGAGCGTGGCATCGAGTTCAAACTGCGCGACGGCAGTACCGAGCGGATCAGCGCGGTCACCAAGATCTGGGCGGCCGGCGTACAGGCATCTTCGCTCGGAAAGACGCTCGCCGAGCAAAGTGGCGCACCGTTGGACCGGGCCGGGCGGATCGGTGTGAACCCCGACCTGACGCTGCCTGGGCACCCCGAGGTCTTCGTCGTCGGCGACATGATCGCGCTCGACAACCTGCCGGGTGTGGCGCAGGTGGCGATGCAGGGCGGGAAGTACGCCGCCAAGGAGATCAACCGACGGCTCAAGGGCAAGGCACCCCAGGGCCCGTTCAGCTATTGGGACAAGGGCTCGATGGCCATCATCAGCCGCTTCACCGCGGTCGCGATGGTCGGCAAACTGCGGCTCAGTGGCCTGATCGCCTGGCTGATGTGGCTGGTGATCCACATCGTCTACCTGACCGGATTCAAGAGCCGCGTCAGCGCTCTGCTGCGCTGGGCGATCTCGTTCCTCGGCAACGGCCGCTCGGAGCGTACGACCACCGAGCAGCAGATCTTCGCGCGTGCCGCTCTGGCCCGTCTGCGCGGTGGCGCGGCCGACCTGGTCAGCAGTCCCGGCGAGTACGACGCGACTCGTGAGTTGTTGGAGCGCACCAAGGTGCGCGACGACGCGGGCCGGCCTGAAACAAGCGCCTGACCCGGCGCCGCAACCCGGGACTATTCGAAGCGATCCGGTTTCGGTGCGAACTCACGCGCCCAGCGCGGCAGGATGAAGGTGCCTTCGGCCTCGACGCACACACCGTCGTCGGTGGAGATGCGCCCGCTCGCGAAGGTCTTGGGGCCGTCGAAGCCGGAGATCTCGGCCTCACAGCGAAGTCGGCCCAGTTTGACTCCCCGTCG encodes:
- a CDS encoding ATP-binding protein, yielding MPLNRPPLSLDNDPRSVSLARRWASDLCRELGRDELVEATQLALSELVTNALLHGADPISVRVRGTKDHLRIEVWDGSRKPPSFPNPSSADPDDMLQTFGRGLSLVAMCATNWGVSIEAEGKFVWFEPSPSPGEGDVPTPDLNYVEQTVPIDVTDNWVEVVFDNVPMGPLIASRRHFRELRRELRLLSLSHRDDYPLAGELTRVFADFDASFDNTVVGQIERLVRSRVERGFLRARFNPSRSTLVDQMLRLLNLADEFAQAQRLLSLARTDEVRQFQIWYFSEFVRQARGEAPRPCPVLSVRSTEPAQ
- a CDS encoding NAD(P)/FAD-dependent oxidoreductase — encoded protein: MAVPERSATTRHRVVVIGSGFGGLFSTKALRRADVEVTMIAKTTHHLFQPLLYQVATGILSEGEIAPPTREVLSSQANAKVLLGEVVGIDLEARTVTSVVLGRETVTPYDSLIVAAGANQSYFGNDHFSEFAPGMKSIDDALELRGRIFGAFEMAELGANRGDDVDQHLTFVVVGAGPTGVEMAGQIAELAHRTLKKDFREINTRHARVVLLDGADQVLPPFGPKLGAWTKKNLEKRGVEVRLGAMVTDVDERGIEFKLRDGSTERISAVTKIWAAGVQASSLGKTLAEQSGAPLDRAGRIGVNPDLTLPGHPEVFVVGDMIALDNLPGVAQVAMQGGKYAAKEINRRLKGKAPQGPFSYWDKGSMAIISRFTAVAMVGKLRLSGLIAWLMWLVIHIVYLTGFKSRVSALLRWAISFLGNGRSERTTTEQQIFARAALARLRGGAADLVSSPGEYDATRELLERTKVRDDAGRPETSA